The following proteins come from a genomic window of Macaca thibetana thibetana isolate TM-01 chromosome 15, ASM2454274v1, whole genome shotgun sequence:
- the LINGO2 gene encoding leucine-rich repeat and immunoglobulin-like domain-containing nogo receptor-interacting protein 2, with translation MLHTAISCWQPFLGLAVVLIFMGSTIGCPARCECSAQNKSVSCHRRRLIAIPEGIPIETKILDLSKNRLKSVNPEEFISYPLLEEIDLSDNIIANVEPGAFNNLFNLRSLRLKGNRLKLVPLGVFTGLSNLTKLDISENKIVILLDYMFQDLHNLKSLEVGDNDLVYISHRAFSGLLSLEQLTLEKCNLTAVPTEALSHLRSLISLHLKHLNINNMPVYAFKRLFHLKHLEIDYWPLLDMMPANSLYGLNLTSLSITNTNLSTVPFLAFKHLVYLTHLNLSYNPISTIEAGMFSDLIRLQELHIVGAQLRTIEPHSFQGLRFLRVLNVSQNLLETLEENVFSSPRALEVLSINNNPLACDCRLLWILQRQPTLQFGGQQPMCAGPDTIRERSFKDFHSTALSFYFTCKKPKIREKKLQHLLVDEGQTVQLECSADGDPQPVISWVTPRRRFITTKSNGRATVLGDGTLEIRFAQDQDSGMYVCIASNAAGNDTFTASLTVKGFASDRFLYANRTPMYMTDSNDTISNGTNANTFSLDLKTILVSTAMGCFTFLGVVLFCFLLLFVWSRGKGKHKNSIDLEYVPRKNNGAAVEGEVAGPRRFNMKMI, from the coding sequence ATGCTTCACACGGCCATATCATGCTGGCAGCCATTCCTGGGTCTGGCTGTGGTGTTAATCTTCATGGGATCCACCATTGGCTGCCCTGCTCGCTGTGAGTGCTCTGCCCAGAACAAATCTGTTAGCTGTCACAGAAGGCGATTGATCGCCATCCCAGAAGGCATTCCCATCGAAACCAAAATCTTGGACCTCAGTAAAAACAGGCTAAAAAGTGTTAACCCTGAAGAATTCATATCATATCCTCTGCTGGAAGAGATAGACTTGAGTGACAACATCATTGCCAATGTGGAACCAGGAGCATTCAACAATCTCTTTAACCTGCGTTCCCTCCGCCTAAAAGGCAATCGTCTAAAGTTGGTCCCTTTGGGGGTATTCACAGGGCTGTCCAATCTCACTAAGCTTGACATTAGTGAGAATAAGATTGTCATTTTACTAGACTACATGTTCCAGGATCTGCATAACCTGAAGTCTCTAGAAGTGGGGGACAATGATTTGGTTTATATATCACATAGGGCATTCAGTGGGCTACTTAGCCTGGAGCAGCTCACCCTGGAGAAATGCAACTTAACAGCAGTACCAACAGAAGCCCTCTCCCACCTCCGCAGCCTCATCAGCTTGCATCTGAAGCATCTCAATATCAACAATATGCCTGTGTATGCCTTTAAAAGATTGTTCCACCTGAAACACCTGGAGATTGACTATTGGCCTTTACTGGATATGATGCCTGCCAATAGCCTCTACGGTCTCAACCTCACGTCCCTTTCAATCACCAACACCAATCTGTCTACTGTACCCTTCCTTGCCTTTAAACACCTGGTATACCTGACTCACCTTAACCTCTCCTACAATCCCATCAGCACTATTGAAGCAGGCATGTTCTCTGACCTGATCCGCCTTCAGGAGCTTCATATAGTGGGGGCCCAGCTTCGCACCATTGAGCCTCACTCCTTCCAAGGGCTCCGCTTCCTACGCGTCCTTAATGTGTCTCAGAACCTGCTGGAAACTTTGGAAGAGAATGTGTTCTCCTCCCCTAGGGCTCTGGAAGTCCTGAGCATTAACAACAACCCTCTGGCCTGTGACTGCCGCCTTCTCTGGATCTTGCAGCGACAACCCACCCTGCAGTTTGGTGGCCAGCAACCTATGTGTGCTGGCCCAGACACCATCCGTGAGAGGTCATTCAAGGATTTCCATAGCACTGccctttctttttactttacctGCAAAAAACCCAAAATCCGTGAAAAGAAGTTGCAGCATCTGCTAGTAGATGAAGGGCAGACGGTCCAGCTAGAATGCAGTGCCGATGGAGACCCGCAGCCTGTGATTTCCTGGGTGACACCCCGAAGGCGTTTCATCACCACCAAGTCCAATGGAAGAGCCACCGTGTTGGGTGATGGCACCTTGGAAATCCGCTTTGCCCAGGATCAAGACAGTGGGATGTATGTTTGTATTGCTAGCAACGCTGCTGGGAATGACACCTTCACAGCCTCCTTAACTGTGAAAGGATTCGCTTCAGATCGCTTTCTTTATGCGAACAGGACCCCTATGTACATGACCGACTCCAATGACACCATTTCCAATGGCACCAATGCCAATACTTTTTCCCTGGACCTTAAAACAATACTGGTGTCTACAGCTATGGGCTGCTTCACATTCCTGGgagtggttttattttgttttcttctcctttttgtgTGGAGCCGAGGGAAGGGCAAGCACAAAAACAGCATTGACCTTGAGTATGTGCCCAGGAAAAACAATGGTGCTGCTGTGGAAGGGGAGGTAGCTGGACCCAGGAGGTTCAACATGAAAATGATTTGA